The sequence ccgctttttttcccctttcgcTCCGTTTGATTGCGACAAGAGACACGATCCGCCTTCACTATTCTAATGACAGGcgtgacacacacacgggaGCACAAGTTCCCCGTCCCTTTTTCACGACCCCCGACAAGTGTCAAAATTGGCCCGGCCGCCAAAACTCATTCAAACTTCTGATTATTACTTTGAGCTCTGTTTTTGAGCGATGATCTATTTTGTATGGAGTGACGTGATGCGCTGGTCATTGTCAATGATAATcccagtttttcatttttgactgTTGAAAGGCTGCGGAATCTTTAGCTCGagagaaaaaccaaatcagCTTTGAGGTTGCATCAGACGCGCTTGGAAACTGTCGTAGATGAATTAAGGATCGCTGAGTCATCGAATAGTTGGCACCAACATCCCAAATTCCCCCCCGGAATTGTTGGATGAGACTCACACAACATGCCGTTATAACCTTGTTACTACGAGTTGATTGCATCAGTTTATATATCAAAGTTATCacttgtttcatttgattttgaatgtAGGCGAACAATTGGCGAAGGAAATGGAATGCTACTTTGCCGAAGTTGCCGCTGCCGAACAGGTATCCAGCATTGCGGATGCTTTCAACGAACTCGGACGAGAAGTTCACTCTGTTCGGAGACGGTCAAAACCGCCATTGTCTTCCTCATCGACGCACTCTACGCCGTCACTTTTTGACCGCATGCTTGGCAGCCGATCCTCGGCCGGAATTGGCTCCATCAGGGCGTATGCACGCGGGAAATCCGACTCGGCTTTGCCAAAAGATTAAACAatggaaaaggagaaaacaaaaaacgtttCCGACCGAGTCCCATGCCCCAAATGCGTTCATGCGATCATTTGAAATCCCCAGAATTTGTGTTGAATCAAAcggcgataaaaaaaaaaaacaaaaaaaaataactcgaGAATCGAGTATATCAATAAGGTTGTTATCGCTAGATGGCACTGAtatgtaatatttattttggccGTTGGATGGCGTGGAAGAGTTACTTTCGACTCGattaataaagaaattaatatttaatatacaagaaaaatttatttattattgtgtaattaaatgttttttttgacGAAAGGCGTAATTATTTGAGCTGTTAAaagcttttaaaataaaattattcaacgaATTACGAACACAGTCGGGGTTGATCCGGCAATCACGCATTGTAGCAAATCCAAATCCGTTAAATTCTCAAATTCAAACCGCAACGTTTTGGAGGGCGCTGTTCAGTTTTCTGTTCTCTTGTTTTGTGAAAAGAGGTCCCGCCAAATGTCGAGGTCGAAGTATTGATAAAGAACGTTGAATTTTACAGCTTTAATTTTTAGGGAACTTTCTTTTAGAATAAAGATTTTATTCAGGTCGAATTGAAACAAAGTTTTGGGAGACATTTCTGGGTGATTTTGTTACCCACTCTTGGGTTTGTGGTAGTTTCAGTTGACTCCATTACCACTCAGTTTGATTGGGTTCTTCTCAGGTTTAAAAAATGGGTGAGCGACGTTCAAGCCGAAGGGTAAGGTACGACTTTGATGTTGCACTTAAACGTCTTCTTGATATAGTAGAAGTCAATCTAAACGAGGCCCTCGGTAACTACGAAGTAagtaaatcatttttcaaattaggtAAAATGCTGTTTCACAAATGTGTGTGTTCGTGTAAACTTAACAGGCAAACTTAGAGTGGTTGATAAATTATCCTGTCATAGCGAAACAAAAGTTAATGAATTCAAGGGAGGGCTTCAAAATGCCCCAGACTCCTGCAAGGAAAAAGACTAGACAACAGacgaaaagatttttaaacGAAGATGATGGTAAGATGAATGTTCCTATGTCCTTACCTTGCTCTGACTTATCTCCGCATTCAGAACAAGCAAGTGGAGACCACAATGCTGTaccatcaaaaaaaggaaaactttcacacgaagaaaatgaattccaGGAAATCCTTGGTGGGAGACCAAGACGTCAGGCCTCTTGTGtaaatgaatttgatttcaaattattctAGACCATTCAATCAACTACTTTTTTACAGGTTGCAAAATCTAAAATCCAGCAATCTGTAAAGATGGCTAACGATTTGAGACAAAAAATGAGGCGACCGAAGGCAGATAAAAGTGACGCAGATAGCAATGTATCGTCTATCCAAGATTCGTCATCTGTTCAGGATTCCGATTTTAATAACCAACGTATTGAAATGAAGGATGGAAGTCCAGATCTATGTGAGCCCAAATCAAAGAATAAGGCCAATAACCAAAAAAGGTTCGTGAAATCACAAGAAACATCTCCCCCTCTCTCGGCAAATAGTACATTCTCGAAAGGAGAGGCTAAATGTCCTCCACCGACAATGTTGAAGGTCAACTTTGCGTCCGAACCAACAGTAATTTCACCGCCACCCGAGATTTCCGAAACTTTCGTCGTTCCTGATGAGCCAGTTGAACAGGAGATATTGTCTCCTATTCAGCACGTACCCGTAATCCCTGCTTTCGTTGAAGAAGTCCCGTGCGTTCCCAAGAAGAGAGGTAGACCTCGCATCGTCGCAAAAAAGATTGATTCAGGTAGCGAGAACGAAAAGATTGTCCCCGacaaaaaagtcgaaaaacaaatcattgaaGATTCGTTGCccttggaagagccaaaggaaATCAAGCGCCCATCATCCGAGCTGAATGTGGCAAGCGACCCGGACGCTTTGCtcaaaaagaaggttcgcaAAGCACGAAAACCTGTCGAAGAAAGTTCAGCccctgctgttgttgcacCCACTGCTGCTGCACCTAGCCTCCGTCAAAATCGCAACCAAGGAACCTCTGTCCGCTCATCCGCCGTGGTTGTTCCGAATTCGCCTCGTATTGTAAAAACTCCTTCGAAACTCCACGAGCAAATTCAGAGGAACGCAAATAATCAGTTAAACCCAACGAACTCTTCTCCACTTAAAAGGGTCTTCACTCCTAAGCTTGTCTTCAGGTAAACGACCCCCTGAGTTTCAATACCGAATGGTGTTCTAAATCTTTAAACCTTTTTCACAGCCCTTTCAAACCTACATCGGTGAAAACAAAAGTAGAGGCCTTTGAAGCGGCACTAGGTAGCGGTGGACCAGGAACCCCTACTGCCACCACTACAAACAGCAGCGCAAAACCCAAGACGTATGCTCTTCCGGAAGTTCGTGTTCTTTTGCAGCGACTCACAAGTCAACAACTCAAAGAAGCCGCAGGTGCCGTGAAGCCCCAACGGGTATCGcggaagccaaaagaaaaagaagctaaACGATGCACATTTGTTTTGGAAAACTCGGATTctgaaaaggaaaacaaatcgaCAAGACAGGTGAGTTGAcgacaaacattaaaaaatgtctCACTTTTTCATCTgccatcttttttatttgtaatttcaaaaatagtcTGTGGCCCGAACTTTGGCACGGAAAAGTTTAGACAAGGCTAAACATatcgttgttgctgctgctcgtaATAAGTTGCTGGCCAGTACGACGCAAAACGAAGCGACTGAAAGCGTAAGTTCCTATCAGTTACTTATTGTTTATGCTCAATTAACTTGTGAATTTGTTTTCGTTATAGCCCAACGTTCACGTCAACCGAAATGCTGCGACGCTAATGAGCAAAGTaagtttagtaaaaaaaaagtttttacttttttcaatttttgataaTTTATTGTTCATTTGATAATTTCTAGTTTCGTTTCGCTACTGCTTCTGGATCGTCTGGATCTTCAAGTTCATCACTGAATCGTTACGTGACCATGACTCAAGGAAAATCGGCGTCTAACATAGTCACAGGTATCGGCACGTTTACGGGTACTAAGCCAGTGCCGATGCCTACTAAAGCCACCGAAGAGGACGGGCTCAAGCGCAAGGAATTGGAACTCAAGCggttgaaggaaaaagaagaggaggctGCTCGCAAGCGTGAAGAGTATTTGAAAGCCAAGGCCGAGGAACAAAAACGGTGCGTCCATTTTATTTACCTTGTTCGTCACCTCAGCTGATGTTCCTATTCATTGTTTCGTATTTCTTATCCAGGAAACACGAGTCTCGAGCGAAACGTGCCTTGGCGCAGCGCACCCTAATCACTAAACAACACAAAGaagaacagaaacaaaaacttgagaacaaagaagaaaagagtgcCCACTTGAAGCAGAAAATACAAGCTGAGAACCAAGAGAAGGCAGAACGGTAAGGCGTTGGTGTTTGAGTGACaaagttaaattaaattaatccaATTCTCTTTGCACAGCGTCCGGATAGCTCAGCTGCAAAGACAACAAGAAGCCGAACAGCGCCGCAAGGCCGAAGAACTACAAAAGCAACAGGAATgggtaaatttattttccttgcGGATTCATATAAATGCTGATGGACTTTTTTCGAATGTTAATTTCTTAGGAGGAAGAACAACTTCGTTTGCAAGCCGTTAAGAAGGAACAGGAGGAACAAGAAAAGCAAGCCAAGTTGAGGTATGAAAGTCAAATGTGTTTTTGCTCTAACGTTTCAAGTATTTTATGCCAAACGTGTTTGAATTCTCAGGCAAGCTGAGGTTGAAAAAGCcaaagccgccgccgccgttgcTGTGCCAGTCCCAGGACCTTCCACGTTGAACGCTACCGTCACGCTGCCTTCGTCTGTCTTTGCAAActaccagatcacgccagtatGCAAATGACCatattcttgaattttttgggattGCGTTTAAATGCATCgacttttcgttttttttaggTGCGCGTGACCAAGAAGGGGAAACTTTTCAATCCCGACAACTATGATATCGGTGATATGCGCTCAGATGACTCTACCGACGATGATTCCAGGCCCAGAAAATCTATTCCTACTTGGGCTAGAAGTAAGTTACAAAGTTGCTTAACTTTGTTGTTCATcactaacaaaaaattattattcaattatttagGTTTCAATCTTAAAGTGGCGTTAGCGCAGCAAACGGAAGCAAATATTGATACCGCCCAAATTTTCCCCGGAGACATACTCCTTCAAGATCCTGACCTGAGCGCTATATTTAAGATTAAACGTGCCCGTTTTGATAAGCGCACGTCCAGCGCAATCTGGAAAACCCCTCCCGCGAATCACATGTAATATGCACACTTCCATTTCACATTggaacttttcttttgtgtttttaaacAGAAATTTATGCTACTACCTTTTGCCTTGCTTCTATCATTCattataatacaaaaaaagtaCACGGTTATTCTTGTTTCCTTCTGAAATGTGGATTTCTGTCAATTGGTTTATACAACTTGTCATGTTTTCATGGAAAAAAGCACAAGGAAATAATCACAGATTACCTGCAGTGACACATGAAGAAGGACATGGTTGAGAATTAAAGGTAATCTTTGAGCAGAGATAAGAAACTACTTCACAAATTCGTAGGTGGTGCATGAATAATACATCATtcctttttctggtttttttaTGATAGGTGCATTTCTAGCAGTACTGCACTTTGATGGGGATGGAACAAGCAGGCCACAGACTTCATCTCGCATTTGCCTCTCCCTCAAAACATCTTGTTCCGACTGTCTTCTGAAAGcctgcaaaaaaaattgatttgcagCATATGATTAAGTGTTGACACAGGTAGAAAGGCTCAAAATAGGTTTACCGATGCATAAGGGTTGATGGATTCTCCATTGGCAATCTTTGGCCTGCAGCATGAATCATAGCAGGAAATCAGTAAACCCATAGTGACGCTTGTCCCATTCGACGAACCTTGAACGttcacacacaagaaaacaaacgTCACTTTGTATCCGGAAAACAACTCAAAGTATATGTAAATGTTTACTTTTCAGGATGGGCCAATGTTGGTCATTTTTATGTGAAACTGGGAACAACACACGAAAACACGATTCGGCGCCACGATTATAGGgtaagaataaataattaagatGTCTTTCTATCTAAACATTTGACTATTTGAGTGATGGAGGAGCGGTCTGCTTTTGTTTCCCGCTGTCAGAGCAAGACGGGTAAAGAGCAATAACAAGACGCAACAGGAGGATGGGAATATCCAATAAGAATTTGGCAACGCTCGAATATcaatttttcttatctttggTCTTCCTCTTGTCTTTGAATTATGCATTAGGAAATTTAAAACGAACTTGTCGATCCAAAAGAATTCCATTACCGCTTCGTCTACAAAATCAAtgttattcaaataatttatggCAATCGAACAATCGGGTAGCCATCGATTGCTAAACCATCAAAAGTAGAAACCTCAAACCTGGAAAaggttttttcattatttatacTGACATCAACTGCCATCTAATAGCGCAGATATCATTTTAGGagtttaaaaccatttctacATCTTTCATATCCAATTCCcttatgggaaaaaaaatcattcagtTATCGAtcaaaaacttgttttcttttcccttttctccctCTACTTGGCCGCGTGATGGATCGGAATCCACATTTGGGAAATGCGGATAGGAGGcaacaaaaaaggggaaagggAGAAGGAAGAGAGAAACTTTGAAGATGAGTTTTATTTGGAAATGGATTGGCTCACCGGCTGTTGTCCTGCatcgtatttttattttctattttttttttgtgggatgGAAAGTGAAGTCATGACTGTTCGTGATGCCCAAGAACGGGCCGTTGGGTCAAGTGTGCGTGAGTGCCGGTGCACATACGGTCGGGTCCCGGGATCCGAATGTAAATGGAAAATGGTGaagaacgaagaaaaaaaagcgtcTTGTCTTGCTCTGCACGTAGCGACTTGGCAACGCTGGTGAAAGCACGAAATGTTAAGTAAAGATTGCGAGATCATCGAAAAAATTTCGTGAATCGATAGAACTGCCGCTTGGGAGGCGCTAGTTGTCCATAGTTGGACCTTTTTATAAACATTTCGATGGagtgaattaaaaaatgttgtgtgTCATTcataaatgtttttgtttaatggGAAAAATTCGTCGAATTTCGGGATCCGACGAAAAGATCTCATTGTGCTAGATAAAATATTCGCAACATAACATCTTAAGTCTTAACATAGAACAAGAGAGCTCTTTAGTCTTCACCCTCTTGTGAATagtcagcgccacctgggagaATTTCCAGAATAGCTTGATGGTAAAATCTGTGGCGAGTGTACCGTTGATTCTTAGTTCCATGGGGGAAaagtctaaaaataaaaacaaaaaaaaaaaaactgaaaaaaaagaggccaagATGGCGACGTCTGCTTGAGGCAGAATCGAGTCTCTTCCCCATCTCCATCCATtcatgtgtgtctgtgtgttgtaACTAGACGAAACTCGTGCCAATTTGGTGGGGGCGAAATATCCAGACTGCGGTCTTCTATCAATAGAAGAAGCCGCGTAAAGGATAGTCAGATATCGCCGGCCGGGAAAGGATTTAGATACAGTGTGTGCCTTCCCCGACGTGTTTATACAATAGCAATTGGCACCTCCCGTCTTCCACTCCCTTGTGTTGTCCTGTGCCTTCTTTCGCTCTCCTCCGATCTCTGAGGAGAGTCACATTCCCTTCAAGGGATCGGAAAGTGCCCGGGTTGCATTCTACAGTGGCTTACGGTTGCGTTGAAACGCCGCCAAAAACATGGAGTCAAGAACAAATTCAGCCCTGTTTAAGAGGGCTGAACAACTGAGAAGGTGGGAGGAATCAGAGACAAACAAGGAACCTGCCTCAGCTCGTGTGGTTTCAAGGAGAATCCAATTCTCAGATGGATGTGTATTTCTCTCCGCTTGTGCTGCCGGTGACAAAGAAGAAGTACTCAAACTCATACGGCAAGGAGCTGACATAGACACCCCCAATGTTGATGGTTTAACTGCGCTGCATCAGGTCAGTTTTGTTTTGGCCCTGTCAACAATCCTTTTACGCCAGTCGTCTGACTTTGAGGGTTGTTTTCTTGATACAGGCCTGCATCGATGACAATTTGGATATGGTGGAGTTTTTGGTGGAGCATGGAGCTGACATCAATCGTGGAGATCATGAAGGCTGGACTCCTCTGCACGCCACAGCCTCTTGTGGATTTTTATCAATTGCCAGGTACATAAACATGACTAGTTTTGATGCTCGCACAATGCTAAACAACAGCTGTTTGGAATTATGAATTAGGTACCTGATTGAGAACAAGTCAGATGTTGCTGCTGTAAACAATGACGGTGAACTCCCTATTGATATTGCTGAAACAGAAGCCATGGAAGAGTTGCTTGAACGAGAAACACAGTTGCGAggtaataacaaaaacaataacaCTTGAGCTCACTTTTCACACGACACTACTATGGATTTATGATCAACAGGCATTGACTGCGATGCTGCTAGGAGCCAAGAGGAACGACAAATGCTTGCTGACACTAGTCGGTGGCTGGAAGGAGACCCGGCATCAGCTCGACTGCTCCAGCCGCACCCTAGAACCGGCGCTACTCCGCTCCATGTCGCTTCAGCCAAAGGTTACATCCGCGTGATGAGCATGCTCGTTCAGGGCGGAGGGGAGTTGAACATTCAAGACATTGACGGCTGGACACCATTACACGCGGCTGCCCATTGGGGACAGCGTGAAGCATGTCAACTCTTGTGCGAAAACATGGCGGACATGGAGGTCCGGAATTACGTGGTACGATCCAGCGCGCCAACAGTGTGGCATCTAAAATCCgaattctcatcatttattgtcCATTCGTTTAGGGTCAGACTTGCTTTGATGTGGCCGATCCTGACATAATCCGGTTACTGGAAGAATGCAAGAAGCGTCAGGCCATCATTTTACGAGAGCGGCCAGAAGTGTACAATAATCGAGGAAACGCAAGGAACCAGTCACCGCCCAAGAGACGGTGAGATTTTTTAACGACATTCTTGCAATTGTCTCTCGCCCTGGACTGTTTGTTTATATTTCCTGCGTTTGTTTGCTTGGGACTATTGTTAGATCGTCGGTCACCCGTACCCCGCAAACGGAGAAAGCTGCCATGCAGGCTTCGTCCAAAATCACGGATAAGGTTCCCGGTGCCGTCATCATGGTCGAcgaggaaaaagagaacagCAGTGGCGAACTATCCTCGCCCGTGGCCCCTCTTGCCGTCCAGGAGTCCTTTGATGAACGAGCCAAACCTGCCACAACCCCTGCCACAACCACCACATCCGTCCCGACTTCAACGAAAGATAATTCTCCTAGAGTGGTAATCGTTTCCTTGTCTAATTTCAGCTCGGATTCTGATCTGAACTTTccgtattttatttaaaaaaaaaaaagacttcgTCGAGCGGACCCCCTTCACGTCCACCACCTCCACCGGCCACTGATGTGGACAACCTGCCTTCGTCTCCATCACAGCAATCAGGTCAAATGATTGAATCCGAGGAGGATGTTCCTTCTTGGAGAAGACCTGGTTCTTTCCGGTCGAGGCAAGCTGGTAGGCAAACGCTCATTCAACTTAGAAATGTTTCGTGgtttaatttctaaaaattttccaTCAGCCAATGCTGCCAACGGCAGTGGAACATTGAACCACACTCCGGTCAAATCGGAGCGAGAAGGATTGAACCGGTCCATCTCTCAGCCTTTAACCCCTGTAGCGGCCGTCACGTCTTCTTCCTCCGCCACCCCTCAATCTTCTTCTACCACTTCGTCCAACCTCGCCTCAACCGCCTCATCCATCTCCTCGTCCACCTCCGCCTTGTCTACCGATACGGAAGTCACACTACGGAGAGCCCATAGTTTCGAGTCCGACGAACGGTAAGGATTGTGGGTGTTTGTCTGTGCAAACAATGACTTTATTTTAACCCTTGCACCGATAATATTCCAGCACTTAACTcattaaaaacaaacgaaaccaTTTGATTAACAAAAACGGGTTTTTCCATCACACATTGAACGCGCATGGTCGTGtatgtgtttgtgtgtatgtgtccGTGCTCGCGCCGTAGATTTTATTCGCGGCTGCTGGAACTGCGGCGACGGATCAAGGCCAATTCCTTGCCATTGCTGGCAGCCTCGTCGCTCACTCCGATCGTGAGCGGCGGCAGCAACAGCGTTGGGGAGGATGTCAATGGTGGAGGCCCCACTAGTACTAACACTATTTATTCAACCAATAACCGAAGCCGAGTCGAACAAACCCTACAACCTGACGACGACCTTGAACCAGTCGTTCTACGGGTGAAAAGGTATCACGCTGGACGGCCCAGCACCCTTGCCAAacactcctttttttctaactCTTTTCATTCTCTTGATCCGCACGGTAGTTTGAGATAGAATgatgtttgtttatttcttttcttctcttcttcagtTCGTTATTTCGATTGAGTAtactaattttttgaaatttgttgtcGTTTTCGTGCCATTTTGTAGTCGGTTGGGAACAGAATGCCCCGTCGAGCAGACGACAACGGCCACTTTGGTCCTATCGCAGCCCAACGTGCCGAGTTCGGCCAATCAGCCCATACGCAGGTACAATGGCAATttggaaaattattattatccttTAGTTCAAACGATTACATCAAGTCCATTCCAACGTTCACCTCAAAATAAGGAGTCAATTATTGTGCCCTGCccaatttcatttcttccttattttattttttattatttatttattttgttttctttcttttcttttgggatCTTGTTATGGTCTTCTTATTTGTAATTTCTCTCGATGATTTCTCTCAAATACTGTTAGCCCGTCGGCCAACACGGTTGTGACCACTACAGCGACCTCATCGCTCACCAACGTCAAACTAAGTCCCGGAACAATTATCAAGAATTTCTTCAAGTTTGTGTTCTtggatctattttttttttcttcttctcttcttctttgttcttTGACTTGTGCTCCCAAAACGATTGAAGatgattgttttgtttaacaCAATTCAACCGACATACTGCATAGCCTTAAATAATGTTTTGGCTGGAACCGAAAAGCTCCTTTTAGCTCTTTAGATATGTCGTTGGATCCTGACGACAATAATCCTCTGTCTGCCTGCGAACAAAAACAGAACGTTGAATTAAGTCCTTAATCCCCCCTTGTTGTCCTCTTTAACGGAATGGACACAGCGACTGAACATTTTCGTGTATTAATCCGcgcgtgtgtgttgtgtttgtGCTGTGATGGAAACGCGAAGGGCTCGGCTTGATTGGCCCTTTTTGTGTTGTGTCGATGATTTTTTACTGTTTGTTTTTGGGGCGGGGAAAATGCTCATGTCTGACAGCTCTGATTAAGAAATTGTTTTCTGTGATGATTAGGTCATTTGTTCCTCCAGTACGCGACGAAGAGTCAGAGACGCAGCGAAAGGCACACGCCAAGCGGGTCCGTGAAACCAGGCGTTCCACGCAGGGCGTCACGCTGGAAGAGGTCAAAACGGCCGAACAGCTAGCCAAGAAGAAACAGGCCGAAACCGTAAGTTGTCCCTCATCCTCTTTCTTAACACCAAACATTGCAGGAGTTGTATCCCAGGAGTGTGTGAACTGAAATGAATCAAAGTCTGGGGGGAAAACTAATCAGACTTTGCTTTGTTTGTGGGGCAGACATCAATACCTGCGTCGGTCACCCCCGATGCTACCGAATCTACCGATTCGAAATCCGAACTGGAACGGCGGCCATCCTGGAGATTGTGCATCAACGATAACAATAAGAACAAGGTTGGCTACATTATAAGGCGTGAGCTAGGGGAGGTCGGGAATTGTCTTCTGTTGATTTTGGCCGTCGATTATCCCCTTTTACAATCCAATCTCAACCGCATGGAAACGTTTTTTTTACCCCAGACGACTTAGagaactttttgttttgtcacaAAGTTTTAATTCTTGAACAATTGTCGTCTAGTTCTCATTGGAAGATTCACGGAGTAAGAACAACGGAGGAGGCGGTGTGAATGCCTCATCGACCATCACATCAATAACGGCCGACACTGTCATCACGATCCCGCTGCGTCGCTCCAAAGCCCAGGAAGaaggtaacaacaacaacaaaaagaaagaagcaattcatcttttttcctgtttggtttttttcctaCTTTGTCTGTCCTGATTGCCTAACACATTTCCCGTTTCTATTTCTTGTgtcaacaaacacacacagaaatgAAGGAGACGACAAAGGAGAATGCGGCAGCCGCTACCCCAGCAACGATCCAGCGGAGGCGCCGGCCCAAACGGCGATCGACGGGTGTCGTTCAGATCGACATGGAGGTATATTCGCAACCACACACATTTCATTCttctctactactactaccactactactactaccaccaacGGCATTCACACCGGCTCCTCACCTTTTTACCTTGTCGTTGTTCTTCTCCGTCAATCTTCTAATCAACAACTTCTACGTCAAAAcacattcttttttggtttttctaccCCCTTTGgtttccttgttgttgttttcttctctttttgggtgtggaatttgtttcttctctttctataCTTTCGTGTGCTTTGTATCTCGATATGGAGAAGAGCTAGTTCTTATAGTTCGCTCCAGTTTGTTG is a genomic window of Daphnia pulicaria isolate SC F1-1A chromosome 2, SC_F0-13Bv2, whole genome shotgun sequence containing:
- the LOC124326998 gene encoding protein phosphatase 1 regulatory subunit 12A-like isoform X1, which codes for MESRTNSALFKRAEQLRRWEESETNKEPASARVVSRRIQFSDGCVFLSACAAGDKEEVLKLIRQGADIDTPNVDGLTALHQACIDDNLDMVEFLVEHGADINRGDHEGWTPLHATASCGFLSIARYLIENKSDVAAVNNDGELPIDIAETEAMEELLERETQLRGIDCDAARSQEERQMLADTSRWLEGDPASARLLQPHPRTGATPLHVASAKGYIRVMSMLVQGGGELNIQDIDGWTPLHAAAHWGQREACQLLCENMADMEVRNYVGQTCFDVADPDIIRLLEECKKRQAIILRERPEVYNNRGNARNQSPPKRRSSVTRTPQTEKAAMQASSKITDKVPGAVIMVDEEKENSSGELSSPVAPLAVQESFDERAKPATTPATTTTSVPTSTKDNSPRVTSSSGPPSRPPPPPATDVDNLPSSPSQQSGQMIESEEDVPSWRRPGSFRSRQAANAANGSGTLNHTPVKSEREGLNRSISQPLTPVAAVTSSSSATPQSSSTTSSNLASTASSISSSTSALSTDTEVTLRRAHSFESDERFYSRLLELRRRIKANSLPLLAASSLTPIVSGGSNSVGEDVNGGGPTSTNTIYSTNNRSRVEQTLQPDDDLEPVVLRVKSRLGTECPVEQTTTATLVLSQPNVPSSANQPIRSPSANTVVTTTATSSLTNVKLSPGTIIKNFFKSFVPPVRDEESETQRKAHAKRVRETRRSTQGVTLEEVKTAEQLAKKKQAETTSIPASVTPDATESTDSKSELERRPSWRLCINDNNKNKFSLEDSRSKNNGGGGVNASSTITSITADTVITIPLRRSKAQEEEMKETTKENAAAATPATIQRRRRPKRRSTGVVQIDMEDFDPSGKDNTSSSQTGDSEPHSDDSESLSDRGSSSRQVSRPSSLGSSISDVRDEAPAANTQPSTPITTQQQQPTMAAAAAAVASGAMTPNGDIDYKKLWEESQVENERLRDRLRSTHEELAKCKDQLDNAFQVSNARNAMTEAEKRERRALERKLSEMEEELKQLQKLKAENEKLKAENRALTRVVSKLTANAALASTSSSSSSNSSSPYYSPSANSANSSSSSYIGGK
- the LOC124326998 gene encoding protein phosphatase 1 regulatory subunit 12A-like isoform X2, with amino-acid sequence MESRTNSALFKRAEQLRRWEESETNKEPASARVVSRRIQFSDGCVFLSACAAGDKEEVLKLIRQGADIDTPNVDGLTALHQACIDDNLDMVEFLVEHGADINRGDHEGWTPLHATASCGFLSIARYLIENKSDVAAVNNDGELPIDIAETEAMEELLERETQLRGIDCDAARSQEERQMLADTSRWLEGDPASARLLQPHPRTGATPLHVASAKGYIRVMSMLVQGGGELNIQDIDGWTPLHAAAHWGQREACQLLCENMADMEVRNYVGQTCFDVADPDIIRLLEECKKRQAIILRERPEVYNNRGNARNQSPPKRRSSVTRTPQTEKAAMQASSKITDKVPGAVIMVDEEKENSSGELSSPVAPLAVQESFDERAKPATTPATTTTSVPTSTKDNSPRVTSSSGPPSRPPPPPATDVDNLPSSPSQQSGQMIESEEDVPSWRRPGSFRSRQAANAANGSGTLNHTPVKSEREGLNRSISQPLTPVAAVTSSSSATPQSSSTTSSNLASTASSISSSTSALSTDTEVTLRRAHSFESDERFYSRLLELRRRIKANSLPLLAASSLTPIVSGGSNSVGEDVNGGGPTSTNTIYSTNNRSRVEQTLQPDDDLEPVVLRVKSRLGTECPVEQTTTATLVLSQPNVPSSANQPIRRSFVPPVRDEESETQRKAHAKRVRETRRSTQGVTLEEVKTAEQLAKKKQAETTSIPASVTPDATESTDSKSELERRPSWRLCINDNNKNKFSLEDSRSKNNGGGGVNASSTITSITADTVITIPLRRSKAQEEEMKETTKENAAAATPATIQRRRRPKRRSTGVVQIDMEDFDPSGKDNTSSSQTGDSEPHSDDSESLSDRGSSSRQVSRPSSLGSSISDVRDEAPAANTQPSTPITTQQQQPTMAAAAAAVASGAMTPNGDIDYKKLWEESQVENERLRDRLRSTHEELAKCKDQLDNAFQVSNARNAMTEAEKRERRALERKLSEMEEELKQLQKLKAENEKLKAENRALTRVVSKLTANAALASTSSSSSSNSSSPYYSPSANSANSSSSSYIGGK
- the LOC124326998 gene encoding protein phosphatase 1 regulatory subunit 12A-like isoform X5, with the translated sequence MESRTNSALFKRAEQLRRWEESETNKEPASARVVSRRIQFSDGCVFLSACAAGDKEEVLKLIRQGADIDTPNVDGLTALHQACIDDNLDMVEFLVEHGADINRGDHEGWTPLHATASCGFLSIARYLIENKSDVAAVNNDGELPIDIAETEAMEELLERETQLRGIDCDAARSQEERQMLADTSRWLEGDPASARLLQPHPRTGATPLHVASAKGYIRVMSMLVQGGGELNIQDIDGWTPLHAAAHWGQREACQLLCENMADMEVRNYVGQTCFDVADPDIIRLLEECKKRQAIILRERPEVYNNRGNARNQSPPKRRSSVTRTPQTEKAAMQASSKITDKVPGAVIMVDEEKENSSGELSSPVAPLAVQESFDERAKPATTPATTTTSVPTSTKDNSPRVTSSSGPPSRPPPPPATDVDNLPSSPSQQSGQMIESEEDVPSWRRPGSFRSRQAANAANGSGTLNHTPVKSEREGLNRSISQPLTPVAAVTSSSSATPQSSSTTSSNLASTASSISSSTSALSTDTEVTLRRAHSFESDERRLGTECPVEQTTTATLVLSQPNVPSSANQPIRSPSANTVVTTTATSSLTNVKLSPGTIIKNFFKSFVPPVRDEESETQRKAHAKRVRETRRSTQGVTLEEVKTAEQLAKKKQAETTSIPASVTPDATESTDSKSELERRPSWRLCINDNNKNKFSLEDSRSKNNGGGGVNASSTITSITADTVITIPLRRSKAQEEEMKETTKENAAAATPATIQRRRRPKRRSTGVVQIDMEDFDPSGKDNTSSSQTGDSEPHSDDSESLSDRGSSSRQVSRPSSLGSSISDVRDEAPAANTQPSTPITTQQQQPTMAAAAAAVASGAMTPNGDIDYKKLWEESQVENERLRDRLRSTHEELAKCKDQLDNAFQVSNARNAMTEAEKRERRALERKLSEMEEELKQLQKLKAENEKLKAENRALTRVVSKLTANAALASTSSSSSSNSSSPYYSPSANSANSSSSSYIGGK